A genomic window from Deltaproteobacteria bacterium includes:
- the nadA gene encoding quinolinate synthase NadA: MNDLARLKKEKNALIIAHYYQEPEIQDVADYVGDSLGMALYANKQKCKIAVVAGVKFMAETIKVLNPRKKILLPDLNAGCSLADSCTPEIFKYFLSKHPGVFVMTYVNSSLEIKALSDVICTSSNALKIARQIPADQQIIFGPDQHLGRFIMKKLGRPMILFPGNCFVHMSFSAKEMVRLKERYPDSAIIAHPECQEVVLNHAEFVGSTSQLLKFTQESPKKRFIVMTEEGIIHQMKKASPDKEFIPGPDLEGCSCNQCPHMKLNTMEKLIDCLEKEEPEIVIKPQLAKAALKPLQKMVEMTKK; the protein is encoded by the coding sequence ATGAACGACCTTGCAAGACTCAAAAAAGAAAAGAACGCCCTGATTATCGCCCACTACTATCAGGAGCCTGAAATTCAGGATGTAGCGGATTATGTGGGGGACAGCCTCGGCATGGCCCTCTACGCCAACAAGCAGAAGTGCAAAATAGCGGTCGTGGCAGGGGTGAAGTTCATGGCCGAGACGATCAAGGTGCTTAACCCCCGGAAAAAAATCCTCTTGCCCGACCTTAACGCCGGCTGTTCGCTGGCCGATTCCTGCACGCCGGAGATTTTCAAATATTTTCTCTCCAAACATCCCGGGGTATTTGTCATGACCTATGTCAATTCGAGTCTTGAAATAAAGGCGTTAAGCGATGTCATCTGCACCTCATCTAATGCGCTGAAAATTGCCCGGCAGATCCCTGCTGATCAGCAAATAATTTTTGGGCCGGACCAGCACCTCGGCCGTTTTATCATGAAAAAATTGGGGCGGCCGATGATCCTTTTTCCCGGCAACTGTTTTGTCCATATGTCGTTTTCGGCCAAAGAGATGGTCCGCCTGAAAGAGCGTTATCCGGACTCTGCCATCATCGCCCATCCGGAGTGTCAGGAGGTGGTCCTGAACCATGCGGAATTTGTCGGCTCGACCAGTCAGTTATTAAAGTTCACACAGGAGTCGCCCAAAAAAAGGTTCATCGTGATGACCGAGGAGGGAATCATCCATCAGATGAAAAAGGCTTCTCCCGACAAGGAATTCATCCCCGGCCCCGATCTGGAAGGGTGCTCCTGCAACCAGTGCCCCCACATGAAGCTGAACACGATGGAAAAGCTCATCGATTGTCTGGAAAAAGAGGAACCGGAGATTGTCATCAAACCCCAGTTGGCG